One window from the genome of Nicotiana sylvestris chromosome 9, ASM39365v2, whole genome shotgun sequence encodes:
- the LOC104240824 gene encoding uncharacterized protein, whose translation MDELEFRRLLERFPIVRFRDYHIDSDTSRRTTTQSLEKEEVTQWKDAWSKGHKQESGIQAMHRGGAFWGKVREAAEKKVLKEQLLAALRTQSGVQYDDPSEEVLMASRHIDERQASNVAGPSHIPGSSAYASSSIPNRTTSIEEDLDHIRHFQAYQVKHNQAIAEMLRTMALHHGMNMDNFPTCPSYTPPRGKTTLDEDEDEDEDDDDDDAEEEEDDDDDEE comes from the exons ATGGACGAGCTAGAATTTCGACGGCTTCTTGAACGTTTCCCGATCGTTAGGTTTCGTGATTATCAT ATTGATTCAGACACATCAAGACGAACAACAACTCAGTCTTTAGAGAAAGAGGAG GTAACTCAATGGAAAGATGCATGGAGTAAGGGACATAAACAAGAGTCTGGGATTCAAGCAATGCATCGTGGTG GTGCATTTTGGGGCAAAGTAAGAGAAGCTGCTGAGAAAAAG GTCTTAAAGGAACAACTTCTTGCAGCTTTACGTACTCAATCAGGAGTCCAATATGATGATCCTAGCGAGGAAGTGTTGATGGCTTCCCGACACATTGATGAGAGGCAGGCGTCCAATGTTGCAGGTCCATCTCATATACCCGGCTCTTCGGCCTATGCATCTTCATCAATACCCAACCGAACAACAAGTATCGAGGAGGATTTGGATCACATACGCCATTTTCAAGCCTATCAGGTGAAGCACAATCAAGCAATTGCTGAAATGCTAAGAACTATGGCACTTCACCATGGAATGAACATGGATAATTTTCCTACTTGTCCTTCATATACGCCCCCAAGGGGCAAGACAACACtcgatgaagatgaagatgaagatgaagatgatgatgatgacgatGCCGAGGAGGAGGAGGACGACGATGATGACGAGGAGTGA
- the LOC138877209 gene encoding uncharacterized protein: MVNTTLGGKTGRKITSSEKTMSYRTVTDGPLATMKKNAEGVDVPKTRADCNVVDLRKWKKNAMAKKWLVCGLGPYEYSRIQRCTTAKEIWDTLQVAHEGTPQVKRSRGTLLYSQYENFTMKEGETIQEMCIRFTTLTNEFKSLGRVILEEDKVEKIFTRVLPISWKSKITLFSNQRTLPLLSWMS; encoded by the coding sequence atggtcaatactactcttggtggaaaaacAGGACGAAAGATCACATCATCGGAGAAGACTATGAGCTATAGGAcagtcactgatggtcccctggctaccatgaagaagaatgctgaaggagtagatgtgccaaaaacaagagctgactgcaatgTTGTGGACTTGAGGAAATGGAAAAAGAATGCTATGGcaaagaaatggcttgtgtgtggacttggtccatACGAGTAtagtagaattcaaagatgtaccacagctaaggaaatctgggacactttgcaagtggctcatgaaggaacacctcaagtgaagaggtccagaggaacactgctgtattctcaatatgagaatttcaccatgaaggaaggggaAACCATCCAGGAGATGTGTATAAGGTTtaccacactgacaaatgaatTTAAGTCActtggaagggttattcttgaagaagacaaagttgagaagatttttACAAGGGTTCTGCCAATCTCTTGGAAAAGCAAAATCACGCTATTCagtaatcaaagaacattgccactcttaagttggatgagctaa